Proteins encoded together in one Benincasa hispida cultivar B227 chromosome 1, ASM972705v1, whole genome shotgun sequence window:
- the LOC120077239 gene encoding auxin-responsive protein SAUR36-like encodes MRRIRGFKLGKHIRRISNWILQRRRRSRPGYSLLSSGRSVKPIARLLSWGRRLTDGAKSICSSRRRLSYVPLDRDSEEKSAAVPKGHLAVYVGQNDGEFHRVLVPVIYFNHPLFGELLREAEEEYGFQHQGGITIPCPYAEFENVQSRIKSGSTRRKPPWKKLGCYGG; translated from the coding sequence ATGAGACGAATCAGAGGATTCAAACTCGGCAAGCACATCCGTCGGATCTCGAATTGGATTCTCCAGAGACGGCGGCGGAGTCGGCCTGGTTACTCTTTGTTGAGCTCCGGACGCTCAGTCAAGCCGATTGCTAGGTTGTTAAGCTGGGGAAGGCGATTGACGGACGGGGCGAAATCGATCTGTTCGAGTAGAAGGAGATTAAGTTACGTACCGTTAGATCGCGATTCGGAAGAGAAATCTGCGGCGGTTCCGAAAGGTCACTTGGCTGTATACGTTGGACAGAACGACGGTGAGTTTCACCGTGTTCTTGTTCCGGTGATTTACTTTAATCACCCTCTGTTTGGAGAGCTTCTGAGAGAAGCGGAGGAGGAGTACGGATTTCAACATCAAGGCGGAATCACGATTCCTTGTCCGTACGCCGAGTTCGAGAATGTTCAGTCGAGAATTAAGTCCGGTTCCACTCGCCGGAAACCGCCATGGAAGAAGCTTGGCTGTTATGGAGGTTGA